From the genome of Trichosurus vulpecula isolate mTriVul1 chromosome 6, mTriVul1.pri, whole genome shotgun sequence:
TAGGGGTTCCCCCACCATGTCAGAGATCACAAAGCTTGATGCCTGGGCAGGCCAGGGGCAGGTAACCAGCTGGATGGTAGCAGGCTGAGAAGGTTAGCCCTGAGAACGCACAGTTCCAGAGTTCAGTGGGACCAGAGGACAGAGAAGGGCAGAaatgaaaggggccttagaaggtGGACggtcagagccaggagggacctgggggggaagGGACCCCCAGGGAGGGGAATCCCCAAAATCGCCCACTGACTTCATCAGCAGAGCCAGGGACCCGGAGCCCAGATGTGCTAACTCCCAGTTCACAGCCCCTCCAtcctggagtggggtgggggctggggcggggtggggggtgagCAGCCCGCCAGTGAGGAAGGCTGCAGGCCCCTCAGTAGCGGGACAGGCGGCACATGTCGCACTGACAGGCCCGAGCCGTGAAGATCTCCAGCTGTTCCCGTCGGCTCCCAGGGCACAGCAGCTCCACCTTCACCTGGGCAGGTAGGGGGCAGATGCAGGGAGAGAGAGGACCCCAGCGCTGGGCCTGGCACCTCTTCAGGCTGCCCCGGGCTTCCTCCCCAATGCTGCCTCTACAGCGCCCCCCACCCCGACCTCTCAGCTCCTGACCTTCTGCAAGCGGTTGATGGTACAGCACTGAGAGACCGAGGTGATGTTGTGCTGGTAGCCGCTGGCAGCCAGCACCGAGTGCCGCGAGGGAAAGGCACTGGACTCGCAGTAGCCCACGCAGGCATGAACTACGTGGGAGCCCCGGCAGGTGCCCTGGCGGTCACTGCGCACAGTCACGTTGATGGCTGAAGGGATGGGCAGGGGGCTCCGTGGCTAAGGCCCCTGGCCTGAGGCTGCCCCCCCATCCTGGGGCTGCTCCTCTCCCTGCCCTGGGACTGTCACTTTTGCTCCTTGGCTGAGACCCCCACTCTGGGGTAGCACCCCCCCACCCGAGCCCAGCTTCCCATGTGTCCTGTCCCCAGAGGCTTCTCCCCGAGGTGGCTTAGGACCAGTCACTCTTCCCCACAGTTACTCACGGTGCAGGTAACAGCCTGGGACCCCagcctcctgaccccaggcttcTGTGGCAACCAGGAGCAGCAGGGGGATGAGCAAGGTCTTGGGGAGTGCCATGTCATGGGTTTCTGAAATAGCAtaggcaggtgtgtgtgtgtgtatgtgtgatgagcatgtgtgtgtatggggggggtgTATGTATGTGGAGGGGGTTGTCCTTGGGCATTTCTCTGAATAGAGTGGCTGGCTGgctgagggtgtgtgtgtgcccTAGGTCTGTCTATGGTTTCCCTGGGCCGTTCTGCAGCCCTCCCTGCCCCCGCTCACTGCCCCAGGACCCAAGCTCAGCTCTGTCCTGCCAGGGCACTCTCACCACTTTGGAGCCGCAGATGCTGGGTGGGGGCTGCTGATGTCTCGAACCTTCCTCCCTTGGGTCTCTGGAATGGGGGTGTGCTCTCCTGCTTTTATCCCTCTCTGGCTTTGGGGCCACACCCTCCAGTAGAGATCAGCTttcaccacccccacctccttttcccctGAAAGCCTCTGGGGAACTCCCACCCGAGAGGGGCTCTTTTCTCCCTTACACCGGGACCATGAAGAAGCGCTGGGCTCCAGTCGGGGGGCAGTGCGGCTCTGGAGCCCCCTCCTTGCTAAGCAGATGGATAGAGGTGGGAAGCATCCTGGGCAGTTCTGTGGGCCCAGGAAAGGTGAGGATAGTTGGCCAAGTGGGGGCCCCAAACTCGAATCCCCCAGTGTGGAGCtggggagtgaggaggagggagggagcagcatTGAGAGATCCAAGTCAGAGGGGGAAGATCATGGGATCccagatctagagccagaagcaACCTCAAAGGCCCTCTGGCCTGCTCCTCATCAAACAGAGGCCAGGGCAGGGCTATGATGTTTGAGAGGTCCTCTGCCTCTGAAGCaggcactcttctcctcctcctgggcCCACAGGGGCCTCCTGCATGTCTGGGCGATCATCAGTGATGCCCACGATTGAAGGACAGACCTTTCTGGCTTGTTCTGGGCTGAGGGTTCTCCACCATCCCAGAAATGTTCCAGCTTGTCTCTGTTACTGAGGTGCCAGGACAGGGGGACCAAGCAcagagggagcagggagagagcAGGCACCCTCAGGCTTCCCATCCAGCCTGGGCTCTATGATGCCCAGGGCTTTTCTTCCCTGGGGGTCCTGGTGCCCTTTGAGTGCCAAGCACCCAGTGCCGCAGCCAAGCCAAAGAGAGGCCTGGAGAGGGGACCCAAACTCCTGAAGGAAAGTCATCGGGGCAATGCCTCTGCCTCCCTGAGGTTTACAAAGCCCCTTCTGGGTAACTGCCTTGGCACACCCATGGGCAAGCATtcatgtctccattttacagggggtgtcactgaggcacagagggggaAATGTGTGAGGCTTCCCATGGGCATTAAGTGGCAGAATCGGGACTCACACCATCAGTCCCTCTGCCTACAGAGGAGTAAACAGAGGCCCACAGAAGGGAGGGCCTTTGCCCAGGTAGACACAGGCATTGAAGGGGCACAGGTGAGGCTTGAGCCCAAGGGGGCCTGGGTTTGGCTAAGGGGGGAGGCTGCTGGGCAGACCATGGGGGACAGTCCTAGGAAGGGACGGATGAGCAGAGGAGATGGTTGCTGGGTGGTCCCACCCAGAAGACCTGCAGCAGGAAGGGGCTGCCCAAAGGGAGGCCAGGGCGCCTACGAGGCAGAAAGGTACAGAGTGTAGAGGCCTGGCCTCAGAGACCAAAGGAACTGTGTTCGTCTGCCTCTGGATATAGTATCTGTGAGCcagacaaatcacttgacttcttagTGTTCCAGACCATGGTCTAAGACCCTTTGTGTTGGCATCAGGGGGAAGGAATTACCCCCGCcttcctcccccccgccccccccccgcaGGAGTTCCATTACCCACAGGATGGGCTCAGGGCAGGCCACCTCTCTGAGACTCCCTCAGAAGAAGGCTCAGACTTGGGAGCCTGCACAGAATTCTGCCAGCGAGCAGGAGCTGAGCCTGGGGAGGCTTTTCCCCAGTAAATTCCTTTGTACCAAGATGAGGGAGTCCCCGCCGCCCCACCCCTGCCACCGCCGCCTTTCCTTCACTCTGCTAAGTCCAGTCAATAATCCGTCATAAATAATGTATTGTTAGGACCCTAAATGCTGGACGCGAGAGACCCAAACCGCTTCTCGGGGCAGTAAAAATCTCCTCGAGGACCACCAGAAAGGAACAATCCCTGCATTTATCCATCAGCCGCTGACTCTGAACAAACAGTGGCTGCCAAGGACAAGCAGAGTCCTGGCTAGTCCTCTCTGGCTGGGCCCGAGGGACGGGGCTGAGACCGCAGAGGGTGACTCAGGAACAGGCAGTCCCTTCCTCGGCCGCTGTGCTCTGCCAGGATCACTGGCTGCCCCGTCTGCTGAAGAGCCGGAATGGGAAGAGGGAGCTGGAAGGAAGGGCAGAGAGAAATGCATTGGAGACTGGGACATAGGATACACACTGGGCCTGGGAAGGGCCTCGAGGCCATCCATGTATAGATGAGGGAGCTAAGATCCACAGGCTAGGGGAGGGGCAGATCtaggattcgaatccaggtcctcagactccaaatccaggactcttccAGGTATGACATGCAGGATTCCCAAGAAAGCCcatgccccccacccctgcccctcctGTCTGGGGTCCCATACTCGGGTCCGTTTTCGTTCTGGAATGCAGGGTTCTGAGAAAACATAGAACGGGAGTCAACATGTAGAAAGCTATCAGATGGCATGCCCAGTGGGGACACGAGAGGAGATGGCAGGGGGTGAGGCCTCTGAAGCCCCCCAGGTAAGCACAGAAGCAAGGTTGGAAAGGACTGGGTGTCTAGTCACCAGGGTGGCCCACATGCAGCCTGTCATTGACTCATGGAGGAGCAGGGTGGCACAGTAGGGAGGCAAGGCACAGCTCTGACACATCTTCGAGCCAGGGCCAGGCTCCTCACCTCTGAGTAACTGAGACTCCATACGTTGGGGAAAAGGGGCCCTCTCTGTTAGGGGGAGGATTCTTCTCATCTGGGGGACCCACGAAAGGGAGCCACCCTTAACCATTCACAcaaaggatgatagatttagagctgaaaaggcccTCAGAGGCCTCAAATCCAATTCCCTCAATgttacaactgaggaaacagaggcctggaAACATGGCTTGCCAATATTACATGGCTAGTAAGGGACAGGGtgagattcgaacccagatccttGGACTCTAAATCCAACCCTTATTCATCTGTCCAACAAATACAGCTTTACAAGCATAAAAGTGCATTAAGAATTGGGGGATATTGGTGTTTTAAAGACCCCAGATACTGGCGATACAGATACAGGCCCTGCCTTGTGGGAGCTGACAGTCTAGGACCAGGAAAAGATGTAGGGAGAATAAAAGGAGAATGAAGTTGGGGCAAAGGCTGGAAGAAATCTGGGGAGCAGGAGACGGTTTCCCTGAGTGGGAAGAGAGGGGTGAAGGTTCGGCGAGGGCTTCCTAGAAGAGGTGGCCACTGCATCGGACTTTAAAGGTATGTAAGGGCCCAGAAGAACCCGATGGAGGAGAACACACTGGAGACCCAGGggatgaggggagcagaaggCTGGACTCAAGGGAGTGTAGGGGGAATGTCAGATGGATACGAAGAGGATGTGAAGGGGTCGGTGTGAGACAAGGGGAGTGACAAAAGGAGAAGCAGGCTGTGGACAGTCGTGAGGCACACGTTCAGGGGTCTACACCTTCTTTGGCTGGCAATGGGCAGCCATCGAAGGTCTTTGAGTAAGACTGATGTGACTGGAATCTCAGGTCCATTAAGAAGATTGTCTTGAGACTTTCCATTTCTGTTACCTTTCACATAGGACAGAAAGCTCTCGAGccaggggcaggggtgggggggggtggggggtattCTCTTTTCTGACTCTCATTTCAGTGGAGGGGGATTATCTGATTGGGTTCCAAGTCAAAACGAGAGAGAAGTCCCTCCTTACCTTAGAAAGCCCCAAAATCCAGCATGCTTTTGCTTGGGAGGCCCCTCAGGAGAAGATGGGCCGATCGGCTGTGGAGGGCATCCCTTTGGGTCTCCCAGACTAGACCCAGACCCTGCCCTGGCAGCACCTGAAGCAAAGACATGAAAAGTGAGGCCGTTAGTTGAGGGGATAAGGTGCTGGCCAAAGAGAAAGCAGGGGCCCCACCTGAGCTCAGATCATCCAAGTGTCCTTCCTGGGCCAGGACTGTGGGCCCAGGACAACCAACTGCCCAAAGAGACTTGTGGGGCCATCTTCCAAGGACATACTCCTCGGCAAGGGCATCTCCACAAAAACTTCCGTCTGTGACAGAAGGTCCTCAAGCTCAGATAGCGGCCTCTCGGCTTTGAAAGTGACCCATCCCCAGAAATGGGCAGGAAGTGAAGAGAAGATGCATAATCAAGCCTGACCAAACAGGGAAACAGAACAGCCCACAGGGAGCAGTAGCATCAATTCATTGATAGAAAGGTGGGCTAGACCCCTTCAGATAGGGTCGCTGTTCATGATGGCCCCCCAGTCTGCGCTTCGATTGTTATGCCTTTTTTTAACCATCAGAGTCATCTCCGAACATATTGCCCCCAATCAATCCTCTCTCGTTACAGAAGAACTTGGGCAAAGCCCAGCCACGGTGTCTGTCAAAGTATACAACCACCTGTACCCATAATCCACTGTTTCTACCAAAAAGAGAGGAGCGCTTTCATTTTCTCATGGGAGCTGGGTGGCGTGGGGCTGCTGTTTTCACTGACGTTCCTGGGACCATCCTGTAGACGCCTCTTTAGCTCTCTGCCATGCACCTGTGCAAGCGGGTCTTCCCGAGAGTCTCTGAATTCCGCACACTCCTCTTTTCTTGTGCGACAATAACATTCTATGACATTAGGGCaccgtaacttgttcagccagcCTCTCGTTGACGGGCACCCCCTCCGTTCCCaggtttttgctaccacaaaaagaactgctgtgaACGTTCTGTGGTAAATGCCTGATGTTGTGACTGCTAGACTGAAAAGTACAAACAGGTTCATGATTTTTCTGGCATAATTCTAAAGCATGTTCCAGAATGTCTAGACCAACCCATGGGTCCAATTTGCTATTGGTCTATTAGCGTGCCTGGTTTGCCTGCTTAAAAGCATTGATTCTATAGTCAAAGGTTCCAGCCCCACCTCTGGCACTTACTGCTAGGATGACATTGGTAAAGTTAACAATTTTTGGCCTTGGTTTccaaaattggaaaatgaggaggttgtattagatggtctctgaatttctttccagctctagactcAGCACTCAGTCCCCCTTTGTTGAAAGGAACAAATTCTTGCTAATTTGGGGGTTCGAGTTCAAACCTCAGAGCCTTTTCAGCATACGTCCCTCTCACCCTGAGCAATCTTTCCTATGGTTGTTGATGGTTTAcgtttcttcttttgagaactgtgaGTTCTGCTCCTTGACCCTGGTGGTCTCACCCAAAGAAAAGTATTTCTCGGCACTTACCACGGTCCCTGAGAAAAGCAGCGTCAAAGTCCTCAGTCTCTTCGTCTTCTGAGGCAGCTTCTCCAGGCCGGttctgaccaaaagagaaatcaGGGACACGTTTGACCTGTCCTTCTGGGAAGCTGGTggtggaaagggaaggggggagataTTAAATACATCTGGGCTCTGATGGACTGAGAAGCTGACCTCTGCTCAGCTCTGGGGCCCAACTTCCCACGGCTAATCTGGCCCTAACTTTGCTGTCTGTGGAAAAAGTTAACATTTGAGCAACTCATGATGGACCCACCCAAAACCTGATACACTGGGGTTTAAGCGctgagaagaaacaaagctaacaTTACCAGGGCTGGCCGGAGAACTCAGGGCAGCCCGGGCCAGCTCCCTTCTTCCCACATCTCTAGCTTTCAGATCTAATTCCACAAACATCGGTGGAGTGCTTGGCCTGTCTCAGACTCTGGGCTAGCGATAGGAATGACTGTTTGGAGAAATGGCATCTCTTTACGCTCACAGAAACTCCCCAAATGTAAGAAGCTTGccatatatattttctttgggATTCATCTCTGGCTGCCTGTTCCATCCCAGAACCAGACTCAGCGTCTCTAGTCTTGGGGGGGTTGGTGGGTGAAAGAGGTCTGCCAGGGGTCAGGGGACTGCCATCTGCCTGCTGGGGCCTGGAGTTTGTCGAGAGGGTGGGGCTGTCAGGCACCAGCCTGTCCAGGAAGGGAGATATTTGGGGTGAGGCAGTGCCTTCTTAACAACCCTGGAGTCAAACCTACCAATTCAACTGTGAACAGAGTGGGAGGAGAACACAGGAGGAATGCGACAGAAACACATAACCTCGGGGTCCATTGAGCCCAAACAAGTGGGCACCTACCCAAccgatgagcatttattaggctcctgCTAGGTTTGGGGCACTGATAGACAAGAAAAGTTTCCAGTTTCCTGGAGATGTGTGTTctccccaagtcttttcttcctcatgCTTCTTTAACCTGTCCTCCTTGGACATCATCTCAACATCCTGGTCACCTTCTTCCATTGGTTCTCCAGCTTATCtgtccatgtccttcctaaaatgcggTGCCTAGAGGTGGACCCAATACTTCatgtgtggtctgaccaggacagcGTACAAGGGCAGTATCGCCTCTCCTGCTGTATTCtgctcttaatgcagcctaaaataAAGTAGCATTTTGGGGGAATGGAGGCGCAGCTGCGCTATCAGGCTGTTGACACCcattgagcttgtggtccactaaaagcCCCAGAGCTTTGTCACACTTCCTGTCCTATTATACCTGTCTTGTTCCTGGGAACTTGacttgctgggcctggagtcacacagactcctcttcctgatttcaaatccagcctcaggcactgacttgctgtgtgaccctgcacaagtcacctaaccctgtctgcctcagtttcctcatctgtcaaacgagctggagaaggaagtggccaacccctccaggatctttgccaagaaaacccccaatggggtcacagagtcagacacgacagaAAACGGGTGAACAGCAAACAGACTCGACTCGTATTCCCACGAAGGTTTATCTTTTCAAGTCAGCCCAAAGTAGGCGCAGCGTTAAACTCTTCCAGAATCCTGACTCTGGAGGGACGCGCTGGGTAGCCCTGGGGAACAGGGGTGGGGGACACCCTGCTGGAGGCTGCTGCAGAGGCCCCTGTGAAGGATGCTCTGAACGTGGATCCCAGAATCTCGTAGCCCTAATGCAGAGGAGGCGAGGGGTTGGATTAAGTGGCCCCTCACAGTAGGCCCTTAGGACCTGGGAAGTCAAAGCTGGGAGAGGCCTTGGAGGCCACTTCACCTAACCGCCTCCTCTGGACAGATGGACAAACTGAGGTACAGGGATGAGGCCTTGCCCTGGACTGCCTTCTGAAACAAGTGCCCCTGACCAACACAAGGCTGTTTGCCAAAGTTTTTCTTCCAGTGACTGGAAATATAGAGGACGTGCAGAATCCTCTGGCCTTCAAACCTACCGTCGTGCCTCACCCCAAAAAGGAGTAGCAGTGAACCATGGCTGCCAGTTAACTCTTTCCAGCCCACGGGACTGGCATTGAGCGCCCTGTGAGCAGCCTGCTTCGAGCCAAATCCTCACCCCAAGACTCGCTTGGGCCTGGCCCCGACACTTCCTGGCCTGCATCAGGCACCTGCCCCCCTCCCATGGGGCTGGGGCGGCTCAGCCGTTTTTCTGAGCCAAGGAATGGGTAGAAAAGGTAGCTGTGTTGAGTAAGAGGGTGTGGGCACTGAGCAGGAAGAGGGGCATGAGAGAAGGGAAGATATGAAACACAGAAAGGGAGGCGGATGTGCccttcatggtcatcctcgagggctggcctttctcctccccacctggGCTGGGGctgagggtggtcagaaggggagggggggcCTGATTGTGCAAGAAAGTGGCTTCTTCTCAGCTAATCTGTgaactcctggaggacagggatgGGTGGCCCCTGAGACTGATCTGCTGtccactccctcctcccatctGCCCTGACTTTGAAAGTCTGATCTTTGAGAGGACTCTGGGAACAGGGGCtcccagggagagagggagggggaggcaggagcGGGCATCGCATCCAATCCCTGTGGGGCCCTAGGGGAGCCATCTAATCCCTGTGAccttcagtgtcctcctctgtccCTTATAATGTCCATCTCATGAGGCCACAGGGAGGCAAGTCCACCATCAGAGATCAGAAAGCCCAGACTCCTTACtgtacagagagggaaactgaggccggggAGAATGTAAGCTTGTCGAGGGCAGGAAGTATTTCTCCTTTCTGTCTGTGCTCCCAGAACCCAGCTCATGGTAGGTACTTATAAATGCTTGCAGCCTTTTGCTGAATTGAAGGattttgtccaaagtcatgcTGGTAGTGAGGAGTCAAgtcagaattggaactcaggtcttctgcatCTAGACCCCATGTTCTTTTTCCTCCCACACCCTGATGGTGCCTGCACCAGGCTAGACAATACTGTCATCCCTGCTTTTCCCCTTCGTGACTCCTTTGGCTTCTTCTGCTCCCCAGTAATCAGACCTTAGCCTTGGGCTGTCTATTGAGGGGCCTGCAGAGGTATTTCTCAGggcagggaaggaaaagggaacaggGCTGTGGCAAGGCCAAGGCCGGGCTTTGGCCCTCCCCCCACACCACATCTATAattcagctcttttctggggtaCAGCAGACAGACAGTGTGAACACGCCAGGCCAGTCATGTGGGTGGCACTGGGGACCCAGACTGGGTAACAGGGCAGGAGACAATGGGAGGCCATGGGGCCGCGCTTTGGAGCTCACCCTTTTGGTCTGAGGCAGGGGCTTCTTCCTGCTGGAAGTTCCTATCACAACCCTGAAAAAGACGAGATGGGCAGGGTCCCTGAGGCCTCAGGAGAGCCCCCACCCAGAGGCTCCATGAATGTTTCAGCAGGCAGGTTATTTTTACACAGCTCAGCCACAGACTCACTGGGCACTGCCAACAGTCACTGCCGAGGTTCTGCCTCGGGGCACAAGGCTCTCTCAAGCAAACCTACTAGAAAGTGGTTTCCCCGATGCcaatccttctcttctctagcccagactccacccagctgccaaagtgacattCCTATAGCACAGAGCCCCCTCCTCAAAaaccttcactggctccctatgaCCCCAGGATCAAAGACAAACTCATTAGGCTGCTATTTAAAACCTTCCCCAATGTGGCTCccacctgcctttccagcctcaCTACCTCCCTTTATGTACCCCCCAGGCCAGTCAAAAGGGAGTACAAACAGTTGACATCTCCTGCCTCCCTGTCTTTGTACAGGTGGTTCCACTTGCCTGGCAAGCCCTTCTTCTCACCACTGTCTCTCAGGCTcctccttcaaagcacagctcagttGCCTCCTGCTACTTGAGGCCTTTCctcacaagacctgggttcaaggcttgCCCCTGAGATCTCCtagctgtgactttgggcaagtcacagaacctCATGGagggtttcatggaggaggtggcccaTGAGCTGGTCTTACTCATCACTGGACCCCCTAAGCACTGAGCTCAGTAGCACATAAAGGCAGGCTGAATACAGGGTGGGCACAGTAAGAGGCGCCTACTGCTGAAGAGAGACCTTTCAACCTccatttttagaaatgaaagagtCCTGCATGTGTGTATGCTTGAAGCAGGTAAGACTTCCTGGCCAAATTTTATCTACAGAAATCCAAGAATCAGTGAGGCCTAAGGATACCCAGTCCATCCGAGGCatagctgggaacagagcaggaAAATTCTATCTCCCAGGCTGGCCCCAGCTCCCAGGCTAACCCCAGTGCTCACTCAAAATTGACCTGCCCTCAGGTTTTCCACCCCACTGACCTCTCCTGTTCCTGTCTTGTGGGGAACTTGCAACCTTCCAGTCTTCTCCTCTTTACTGCCATGGCTTTCACTTCTGCTTCCTCATCATCACCCTTCAGATAGGAACCGGAGCCTTGGGCTTCTCCTTGCCCCAGAGCAGATGGGCGGTCAGCTGATGGAGGGGCAGGCTGAGGGAGGGGTGAAGGGGAGCCCCTTTTGGAAAGGAACCTTTAACACCACCCTTGCTCCCAGGAGACACATAGCATTAGAAACGGGTTAATGGGATCCTAGGTTTAGAAGTGACcttgggttggggtgggggggggaataatCTAGTCCAATAACCCGAGACCCAAAGAGCTTCgaggatttgtccaaggtcacacagctaaagcaGCAAACTAAGAGTTCTCTGACCCCCAATCCAGGGCCTTGGTCAGGGGCAGAGAACGTTTTCGTCTGACTCGGAAAAGGCGAACTCACCATTTCTGGGAGGTCATCGTCTCCTCCAGGGGTCCCTAGAAAAGTACAAGGTACAAAAGGCATCAGAAAGCATTTTACCCAGAATTTAGGGGGCCCCTCCTCTGAGTAGGATCTGCCCTTAGCAAAATGGTAAACTGAGtcatttctgccttccttcccttaGGCCCtccctcatatatatatatatatgtatgtgtgtgtatgtgtgtgtgtgtgtgtgtgtgtgtgtgcacgagtGCACATGCCTGCATGTGTGCGTCCCagaagataagctccttgagggcaaggacaatttaattttttcttctttggatccCAAGGACCCAGGACAGTGCTTGGAATGcactaggagcttaataaatgctcatcaattTGACCTGAACTAAGCTCCTGGGGAGATCCTGGAGGTGCCTAAAGACCAGGGCCTGGGGAGCTGCAGAGAATCGCACCCCCACTGCCCTGTTTGAGGGGGGGGAAggctttattttccccattttgccaATGGGGAGGCCCTGGCCGGGACAGCTGGATGGGGTGTTTGGGGCGATCATGGCCAATCCTCCTGTTTTACAGAAAGGgagaatgaggcccagagagccgCCCATGAGTGGGCAGGAAGGCTGGGCCTGGTGGGGAGCCAGGCCTCCACATGGTCCCAGCTGCCTCTCGGAGCCAAAGGGCACAGGGCCTGGCGGGCAAGTGAGTCCCAGCCCCACCCACTCACCGGCCAGCACGCCCCTCCTCTCCACATAGAGGGTGCAGACAAAGGGGTAGGGCTCCAGGAGGGCTGCTCCATGTTTGAACCTCAGGTGCGACACCCGCTCCCATTTGCTCTTGTCTGTGCGGCCAGGCTAAGGAGCTCACAGAGGAGTTGAGCTGAGACCGAATGCTCCTGGGGGGCAGGATTCTGggtcccccctccctgccctccaaaAGGGCCCAGGCTTTGGCAGCTGCCTCTTAGGCCCAGGAATGTGAATAAGGCCCATTTATCCCAGAATCTGGAAGTTGGGAGGGATTTCAGTGGGCCCAACCCAGACATCACTCAGCAAGA
Proteins encoded in this window:
- the GPHA2 gene encoding glycoprotein hormone alpha-2, with product MALPKTLLIPLLLLVATEAWGQEAGVPGCYLHPINVTVRSDRQGTCRGSHVVHACVGYCESSAFPSRHSVLAASGYQHNITSVSQCCTINRLQKVKVELLCPGSRREQLEIFTARACQCDMCRLSRY
- the MAJIN gene encoding membrane-anchored junction protein isoform X2, whose amino-acid sequence is MSLQAFTYPLPETRFLHAGDNVYKFKIRYGSSIRGEEVADEKIISQELEDSIRAILGNLDSLQPFTTDHFIIFPYKSKWERVSHLRFKHGAALLEPYPFVCTLYVERRGVLAGTPGGDDDLPEMPAPPSADRPSALGQGEAQGSGSYLKGDDEEAEVKAMAVKRRRLEGCKFPTRQEQERVVIGTSSRKKPLPQTKRNRPGEAASEDEETEDFDAAFLRDRGAARAGSGSSLGDPKGCPPQPIGPSSPEGPPKQKHAGFWGFLSSLFPFRLFSRRGSQ
- the MAJIN gene encoding membrane-anchored junction protein isoform X1, producing MSLQAFTYPLPETRFLHAGDNVYKFKIRYGSSIRGEEVADEKIISQELEDSIRAILGNLDSLQPFTTDHFIIFPYKSKWERVSHLRFKHGAALLEPYPFVCTLYVERRGVLAGTPGGDDDLPEMPAPPSADRPSALGQGEAQGSGSYLKGDDEEAEVKAMAVKRRRLEGCKFPTRQEQERVVIGTSSRKKPLPQTKRNRPGEAASEDEETEDFDAAFLRDRAKTWERRGCPSTRGWLNKLRCPNVIECYCRTRKEECAEFRDSREDPLAQVLPGQGLGLVWETQRDALHSRSAHLLLRGLPSKSMLDFGAF